One Felis catus isolate Fca126 chromosome D1, F.catus_Fca126_mat1.0, whole genome shotgun sequence DNA segment encodes these proteins:
- the SLC35C1 gene encoding GDP-fucose transporter 1 isoform X2 has protein sequence MALMGASDPSGEAEASKEKPFLLRALQITLVVSLYWVTSISMVFLNKYLLDSPSLQLDTPIFVTFYQCLVTTLLCKSLSILAACCPGAMDFPTLRLDLRVTRSVLPLSVVFIGMITFNNLCLKYVGVAFYNVGRSLTTVFNVLLSYLLLKQTTSFYALLTCGIIIGGFWLGVDQEGAEGTLSWTGTLFGVLASLCVSLNAIYTKKVLPAVDGSIWRLTFYNNVNACVLFLPLFLLLGELQTLRDFSQLGSAHFWGMMTLGGLFGFAIGYVTGLQIKFTSPLTHNVSGTTKACAQTVLAVLYYEETKSFLWWTSNMMVLGGSSAYTWVRGWEMKKIQEEPSPKEDEKSSMGV, from the exons ATGGCACTGATGGGGGCTTCCGACCCCTCCGGAGAGGCAGAGGCCAGCAAGGAGAAGCCCTTTCTGCTGCGAGCGTTGCAGATCACGCTGGTGGTGTCTCTCTACTGGGTCACCTCCATCTCCATGGTGTTCCTGAACAAGTACCTGCTGGACAGCCCCTCCCTACAGCTGGACACCCCCATCTTCGTCACCTTCTACCAGTGCCTGGTGACCACGCTGCTGTGCAAGAGCCTCAGCATACTGGCGGCCTGCTGCCCCGGTGCCATGGACTTTCCCACCCTGCGCCTGGACCTCAGGGTGACCCGCAGCGTCCTGCCCCTGTCCGTCGTCTTCATCGGCATGATCACCTTCAATAACCTCTGCCTCAAGTACGTCGGCGTGGCCTTCTACAACGTGGGCCGCTCACTCACCACTGTCTTCAATGTGCTGCTGTCCTACTTGCTGCTCAAGCAAACCACCTCCTTCTATGCCTTGCTCACCTGCGGCATCATCATCG GTGGCTTCTGGCTTGGTGTGGaccaggagggggcagagggcacCCTGTCTTGGACAGGCACCCTCTTTGGCGTGCTCGCCAGCCTCTGTGTCTCGCTCAACGCCATCTACACCAAGAAGGTGCTCCCGGCCGTGGATGGCAGCATCTGGCGTCTGACCTTCTACAACAACGTCAATGCCTGCGTCCTCTTCCTGCCCTTGTTCCTGCTGCTCGGGGAGCTTCAGACCCTCCGTGACTTTTCCCAGCTGGGCAGCGCCCACTTCTGGGGCATGATGACCCTGGGCGGCCTGTTCGGCTTTGCCATCGGCTACGTGACGGGACTACAGATCAAGTTCACCAGCCCCCTGACCCATAACGTGTCCGGCACCACCAAAGCCTGTGCCCAGACGGTGCTGGCTGTGCTCTACTACGAGGAGACCAAGAGCTTCCTCTGGTGGACAAGCAACATGATGGTGCTGGGGGGCTCCTCTGCCTACACCTGGGTCAGGGGCTGGGAGATGAAGAAGATTCAGGAGGAACCCAGCCCCAAAGAGGACGAGAAGAGCAGCATGGGGGTGTGA
- the SLC35C1 gene encoding GDP-fucose transporter 1 isoform X1, with product MKPGPWTCRRRAPLKRSRILHMALMGASDPSGEAEASKEKPFLLRALQITLVVSLYWVTSISMVFLNKYLLDSPSLQLDTPIFVTFYQCLVTTLLCKSLSILAACCPGAMDFPTLRLDLRVTRSVLPLSVVFIGMITFNNLCLKYVGVAFYNVGRSLTTVFNVLLSYLLLKQTTSFYALLTCGIIIGGFWLGVDQEGAEGTLSWTGTLFGVLASLCVSLNAIYTKKVLPAVDGSIWRLTFYNNVNACVLFLPLFLLLGELQTLRDFSQLGSAHFWGMMTLGGLFGFAIGYVTGLQIKFTSPLTHNVSGTTKACAQTVLAVLYYEETKSFLWWTSNMMVLGGSSAYTWVRGWEMKKIQEEPSPKEDEKSSMGV from the exons ATGAAGCCGGGTCCCTGGACATGCAGGAGGCG GGCCCCTTTGAAGCGGTCCAGGATCCTGCACATGGCACTGATGGGGGCTTCCGACCCCTCCGGAGAGGCAGAGGCCAGCAAGGAGAAGCCCTTTCTGCTGCGAGCGTTGCAGATCACGCTGGTGGTGTCTCTCTACTGGGTCACCTCCATCTCCATGGTGTTCCTGAACAAGTACCTGCTGGACAGCCCCTCCCTACAGCTGGACACCCCCATCTTCGTCACCTTCTACCAGTGCCTGGTGACCACGCTGCTGTGCAAGAGCCTCAGCATACTGGCGGCCTGCTGCCCCGGTGCCATGGACTTTCCCACCCTGCGCCTGGACCTCAGGGTGACCCGCAGCGTCCTGCCCCTGTCCGTCGTCTTCATCGGCATGATCACCTTCAATAACCTCTGCCTCAAGTACGTCGGCGTGGCCTTCTACAACGTGGGCCGCTCACTCACCACTGTCTTCAATGTGCTGCTGTCCTACTTGCTGCTCAAGCAAACCACCTCCTTCTATGCCTTGCTCACCTGCGGCATCATCATCG GTGGCTTCTGGCTTGGTGTGGaccaggagggggcagagggcacCCTGTCTTGGACAGGCACCCTCTTTGGCGTGCTCGCCAGCCTCTGTGTCTCGCTCAACGCCATCTACACCAAGAAGGTGCTCCCGGCCGTGGATGGCAGCATCTGGCGTCTGACCTTCTACAACAACGTCAATGCCTGCGTCCTCTTCCTGCCCTTGTTCCTGCTGCTCGGGGAGCTTCAGACCCTCCGTGACTTTTCCCAGCTGGGCAGCGCCCACTTCTGGGGCATGATGACCCTGGGCGGCCTGTTCGGCTTTGCCATCGGCTACGTGACGGGACTACAGATCAAGTTCACCAGCCCCCTGACCCATAACGTGTCCGGCACCACCAAAGCCTGTGCCCAGACGGTGCTGGCTGTGCTCTACTACGAGGAGACCAAGAGCTTCCTCTGGTGGACAAGCAACATGATGGTGCTGGGGGGCTCCTCTGCCTACACCTGGGTCAGGGGCTGGGAGATGAAGAAGATTCAGGAGGAACCCAGCCCCAAAGAGGACGAGAAGAGCAGCATGGGGGTGTGA